The DNA segment TGTATGGCGACCCTGCCAGCCTACCGATTACCGAAGATTTTCCCACGGGCGCCACTAACCCCTACGGTCAATCTAAGTTGATGGTGGAGCATATACTGGCGGATTTACACCATAGCGATCCGAGTTGGAATATCGCCCGTTTACGTTACTTCAACCCTGTTGGCGCCCATGCCAGCGGCTTGATTGGCGAAGATCCTAACGATATTCCAAATAACTTGATGCCATTTATCGCGCAGGTAGCAGTCGGTAAACGCGAAGCGTTAAGTGTGTTTGGCAATGATTATCCAACCCACGATGGTACTGGCGTTCGCGACTATATCCACGTGGTGGATTTAGCCCTTGGACACCTAAAAGCCCTTGAAAAGCTGGCCACCAAACCAGGACTTGTCACCTATAACCTAGGCACAGGCCAAGGCTACAGTGTGCTCGATATGGTCAAGGCCTTCGAAAAGGCCTGCGGTAAGTCGATAGCCTATCAAATTGCGCCGCGCCGTCCCGGTGACATTGCCGCCTGTTATGCAAACCCAGATCATGCTAAAACCGATCTGGGCTGGCAGGCGACTCACAGCCTAGAAGATATGGCGAACAGCAGTTGGCATTGGCAATCAACCAATCCAAATGGTTATAAAGGCTAAGCGTCTAAATGGCTTGCGGTAACTCCCAAGCCATTTTTATTATCCCTTAATCACAACTAAACTCCGTAAGACCTATGACAGAAAGCATCAATCACAGCCGCCGCAATCTCTTTAGCCGCCGTAAATCCTCGGCCATTAGACCGCCTTGGGTGCGCGAAGGCATTGAGTTTACTGACGTCTGTACCCGATGCTCGGCCTGTATCACAGCCTGCGAAACTAAGATTATTTACAAGGGAGATGGC comes from the Shewanella mangrovisoli genome and includes:
- the galE gene encoding UDP-glucose 4-epimerase GalE translates to MTILVTGGAGYIGTHTVVELLNAGSEVIVLDNLSNSSIEALNRVERITSKSVTFYQGDILNKALLQKVFSDHNIDAVIHFAGLKAVGESVAKPLKYYENNVTGTLILCQVMAEFKVKNLVFSSSATVYGDPASLPITEDFPTGATNPYGQSKLMVEHILADLHHSDPSWNIARLRYFNPVGAHASGLIGEDPNDIPNNLMPFIAQVAVGKREALSVFGNDYPTHDGTGVRDYIHVVDLALGHLKALEKLATKPGLVTYNLGTGQGYSVLDMVKAFEKACGKSIAYQIAPRRPGDIAACYANPDHAKTDLGWQATHSLEDMANSSWHWQSTNPNGYKG